A stretch of Nyctibius grandis isolate bNycGra1 chromosome 24, bNycGra1.pri, whole genome shotgun sequence DNA encodes these proteins:
- the LOC137673266 gene encoding CYFIP-related Rac1 interactor A-like isoform X1, with protein MGNLLKVLTYNELDQGPNFFLDFEKPSGFLSPGRCPADAQPTEAETAVWNQVNAVLEEAQAVLAELQSYTGAGQEIREAIQNPGDLRLQERAWGAVCPLVAKLKRFYEFSLRLENALRSLLEALTSPPYAPTQHLEREQALAKQFAEILHFTLSFDELKMTNPAIQNDFSYYRRTISRNRINNLQLDAESEVNNEMANRMSLFYAEATPMLKTLSNATTKFVSENKTLPIEDTTDCLSTMACVCRVMLETPEYRSRFTNTETLLFCMRVMVGVIILYDHVHPVGAFAKTSKIDMKGCIKVLKDQPSTSTEGLLNALRYTTRHLNDDTTSKQIRALLQ; from the exons ATGGGGAACCTTCTTAAAGTGTTGACTTATAACGAACTTGACCAAGGCCCTAATTTTTTCCTTGACTTTGAAA AGCCCTCCGGGTTTCTCTCCCCGGGGCGCTGCCCTGCAGATGCGCAGCCCACGGAGGCCGAGACGGCGGTGTGGAACCAGGTGAACGCCGTGCTGGAGGAGGCACAGGCCGTCCTGGCCGAGCTGCAGTCCTACACGGGCGCCGGGCAGGAGATCCGAGAG GCCATCCAAAACCCCGGGGACCTGCGGCTGCAGGAGAGGGCCTGGGGCGCCGTCTGCCCCCTCGTCGCCAAGCTGAAGCGCTTCTACGAGTTCTCCCTGCGGCTGG AGAACGCCCTGCGGAGCCTGCTGGAGGCCCTCACCAGCCCCCCGTACGCCCCGACCCAGCACCTCGAGCGGGAACAAGCCTTGGCCAAGCAGTTCGCCGAGATCCTCCACTTCACCCTCAGCTTCGATGAGCTCAAG ATGACCAACCCCGCCATCCAGAACGACTTCAGCTACTACAGAAGGACCATCAGCCGAAACCGCATCAACAACCTGCAG CTGGACGCGGAGAGCGAGGTGAACAACGAGATGGCCAACAGGATGTCCCTCTTCTACGCCGAGGCCACCCCCATGCTCAAAACGCTCAGCAATGCCACCACCAAGTTTGTTTCAGAG AACAAGACCCTCCCCATCGAGGACACCACCGACTGCCTGAGCACCATGGCCTGTGTCTGCAGAGTGATGCTGGAGACCCC GGAGTACCGGAGCCGCTTCACCAACACCGAGACCCTCCTCTTCTGCATGCGGGTGATGGTCGGCGTCATCATCCTCTACGATCACGTCCACCCCGTGGGGGCCTTCGCGAAGACCTCCAAGATTGAC ATGAAAGGCTGCATCAAAGTCTTGAAAGACCAACCCTCAACCAGCACCGAGGGGCTCCTGAACGCTCTGAG gtACACCACTCGGCACCTCAACGATGACACCACGTCCAAACAGATCCGGGCCCTGCTGCAGTGA
- the LOC137673266 gene encoding CYFIP-related Rac1 interactor A-like isoform X2, producing the protein MGNLLKVLTYNELDQGPNFFLDFENAQPTEAETAVWNQVNAVLEEAQAVLAELQSYTGAGQEIREAIQNPGDLRLQERAWGAVCPLVAKLKRFYEFSLRLENALRSLLEALTSPPYAPTQHLEREQALAKQFAEILHFTLSFDELKMTNPAIQNDFSYYRRTISRNRINNLQLDAESEVNNEMANRMSLFYAEATPMLKTLSNATTKFVSENKTLPIEDTTDCLSTMACVCRVMLETPEYRSRFTNTETLLFCMRVMVGVIILYDHVHPVGAFAKTSKIDMKGCIKVLKDQPSTSTEGLLNALRYTTRHLNDDTTSKQIRALLQ; encoded by the exons ATGGGGAACCTTCTTAAAGTGTTGACTTATAACGAACTTGACCAAGGCCCTAATTTTTTCCTTGACTTTGAAA ATGCGCAGCCCACGGAGGCCGAGACGGCGGTGTGGAACCAGGTGAACGCCGTGCTGGAGGAGGCACAGGCCGTCCTGGCCGAGCTGCAGTCCTACACGGGCGCCGGGCAGGAGATCCGAGAG GCCATCCAAAACCCCGGGGACCTGCGGCTGCAGGAGAGGGCCTGGGGCGCCGTCTGCCCCCTCGTCGCCAAGCTGAAGCGCTTCTACGAGTTCTCCCTGCGGCTGG AGAACGCCCTGCGGAGCCTGCTGGAGGCCCTCACCAGCCCCCCGTACGCCCCGACCCAGCACCTCGAGCGGGAACAAGCCTTGGCCAAGCAGTTCGCCGAGATCCTCCACTTCACCCTCAGCTTCGATGAGCTCAAG ATGACCAACCCCGCCATCCAGAACGACTTCAGCTACTACAGAAGGACCATCAGCCGAAACCGCATCAACAACCTGCAG CTGGACGCGGAGAGCGAGGTGAACAACGAGATGGCCAACAGGATGTCCCTCTTCTACGCCGAGGCCACCCCCATGCTCAAAACGCTCAGCAATGCCACCACCAAGTTTGTTTCAGAG AACAAGACCCTCCCCATCGAGGACACCACCGACTGCCTGAGCACCATGGCCTGTGTCTGCAGAGTGATGCTGGAGACCCC GGAGTACCGGAGCCGCTTCACCAACACCGAGACCCTCCTCTTCTGCATGCGGGTGATGGTCGGCGTCATCATCCTCTACGATCACGTCCACCCCGTGGGGGCCTTCGCGAAGACCTCCAAGATTGAC ATGAAAGGCTGCATCAAAGTCTTGAAAGACCAACCCTCAACCAGCACCGAGGGGCTCCTGAACGCTCTGAG gtACACCACTCGGCACCTCAACGATGACACCACGTCCAAACAGATCCGGGCCCTGCTGCAGTGA
- the LOC137673266 gene encoding CYFIP-related Rac1 interactor A-like isoform X3: MGNLIKVLGKDLENCPHFFLDFENAQPTEAETAVWNQVNAVLEEAQAVLAELQSYTGAGQEIREAIQNPGDLRLQERAWGAVCPLVAKLKRFYEFSLRLENALRSLLEALTSPPYAPTQHLEREQALAKQFAEILHFTLSFDELKMTNPAIQNDFSYYRRTISRNRINNLQLDAESEVNNEMANRMSLFYAEATPMLKTLSNATTKFVSENKTLPIEDTTDCLSTMACVCRVMLETPEYRSRFTNTETLLFCMRVMVGVIILYDHVHPVGAFAKTSKIDMKGCIKVLKDQPSTSTEGLLNALRYTTRHLNDDTTSKQIRALLQ, encoded by the exons ATGGGCAACCTGATAAAGGTATTGGGCAAAGATTTAGAAAACTGTCCTcattttttcctggattttgAAA ATGCGCAGCCCACGGAGGCCGAGACGGCGGTGTGGAACCAGGTGAACGCCGTGCTGGAGGAGGCACAGGCCGTCCTGGCCGAGCTGCAGTCCTACACGGGCGCCGGGCAGGAGATCCGAGAG GCCATCCAAAACCCCGGGGACCTGCGGCTGCAGGAGAGGGCCTGGGGCGCCGTCTGCCCCCTCGTCGCCAAGCTGAAGCGCTTCTACGAGTTCTCCCTGCGGCTGG AGAACGCCCTGCGGAGCCTGCTGGAGGCCCTCACCAGCCCCCCGTACGCCCCGACCCAGCACCTCGAGCGGGAACAAGCCTTGGCCAAGCAGTTCGCCGAGATCCTCCACTTCACCCTCAGCTTCGATGAGCTCAAG ATGACCAACCCCGCCATCCAGAACGACTTCAGCTACTACAGAAGGACCATCAGCCGAAACCGCATCAACAACCTGCAG CTGGACGCGGAGAGCGAGGTGAACAACGAGATGGCCAACAGGATGTCCCTCTTCTACGCCGAGGCCACCCCCATGCTCAAAACGCTCAGCAATGCCACCACCAAGTTTGTTTCAGAG AACAAGACCCTCCCCATCGAGGACACCACCGACTGCCTGAGCACCATGGCCTGTGTCTGCAGAGTGATGCTGGAGACCCC GGAGTACCGGAGCCGCTTCACCAACACCGAGACCCTCCTCTTCTGCATGCGGGTGATGGTCGGCGTCATCATCCTCTACGATCACGTCCACCCCGTGGGGGCCTTCGCGAAGACCTCCAAGATTGAC ATGAAAGGCTGCATCAAAGTCTTGAAAGACCAACCCTCAACCAGCACCGAGGGGCTCCTGAACGCTCTGAG gtACACCACTCGGCACCTCAACGATGACACCACGTCCAAACAGATCCGGGCCCTGCTGCAGTGA